The DNA region CGCCTGTGGCCAGGAGAACGCTCCCTCTATGTCCGAAATGCCCTGGAGGTTCTCGGAGGACACCTGAGCCATGGCAGCCCTCACCTGCTCCCTGGCCGCTTCCGCCTCCATCTGGAGCTTGACCATCTCCGGGTCGCCCTTGATGGCCGTCAGGATATTCTCCACGATCTGCGGGGTCGTCCCGGCCGCAGTGGCAATGGACGAGGACCTCGGCCGCAGGGCGTCCACCAGGCCTGTGGGATCCAATTTCCCGAGGACCGGGAGGATCACATCCTTGAAAATCTTCATCTCGTCACCTCACTGCGTTCTCGATCGCGCGGCGGAACCAGGCCTTGATGAATTTATCCAACTGCACCCGATTCATACCAATACCGTGGTAATAGAGCAGGCAGTTCTCCAGGAACCTGCGGCGGATATAGAGCTGTCTCCCTATGTCGTTCACTGCGGTCAGCGTTATTGGACCGATGATGCTGTCCTCTGCGACACCGACAGTCCGCTGGAGGAAGATGGCCGCCTTTGGCAACCCCGCGTTGACAGCGAAGTCGAAAACCTGGAGACAAAGGATGGGGTCATTGATCTTGTCCATCCAGACGCGCCAATAATCTGTCCGATAGATCTCCATGGCCCGGTCTCTGGTCAGGTTGACGATGTCCACATCGGGGTGAGCCCGGGCCGATATCCCGAAGTTGGTCTCCCCGCCTGGATCAGCGGGATCGAAGACATACCCGCCCTCATGGCGGAGTATCTCTTCGATCAGACTGTTGAATCTCTCACTCATTTGAAGAGAGCCCTTTCATGGCCTGCCGGCAAATATAGGACCACCAGATCCATGGACTTCTCCAACTCCTCGAGGCGCCTCAGAACAGGGCAGGCCTCTTTGCAGACCCCAGAGTGATACAGGTCGTGCCTCAGACTCACCATGACGTTCCTCGGGTGAGGTAGCCGGATGTCTGGACGTGCCTGATCCGTGTCACTCATTGCCCAATCATCTCCCTCACCCTCGCCCATATCCCTGTGAGGACCAGTCCGATCGTTCCGGTCACCACCACCGCAACCGTCACAGCGAGGATGGTGCGTTTGGTTGCCTTGGTGCCGTCGTAGATTGAATCGATAAAGTTGATCAGATTTTCCATTTTCTCTGGCGGGATGGAGTAGCGGCACTGATGGACCAGCGCACGCTCCTGCATCGCGTCCAGAATCGCGGAGACATCGGCGGGCGTCAGGTTGCGATCTGTCATGTCGTCTCCATGAGCACCAGGGTGGTCAGGCCGAGACCGTCAGGCTCGATGCCGACGACCTTATAGCGGGTCCGGGTGCCGTCAACGGGGATGGTGAACACAT from bacterium includes:
- a CDS encoding glycosyl hydrolase 108 family protein, which translates into the protein MSERFNSLIEEILRHEGGYVFDPADPGGETNFGISARAHPDVDIVNLTRDRAMEIYRTDYWRVWMDKINDPILCLQVFDFAVNAGLPKAAIFLQRTVGVAEDSIIGPITLTAVNDIGRQLYIRRRFLENCLLYYHGIGMNRVQLDKFIKAWFRRAIENAVR